A portion of the Cryptomeria japonica chromosome 5, Sugi_1.0, whole genome shotgun sequence genome contains these proteins:
- the LOC131057123 gene encoding uncharacterized protein LOC131057123 isoform X1 gives MEDNPFLQLPPREWICEKCGKTFAAWTSHNAHQKTHGRYGKNQIVSPHRPEQSPEALEGSRTRSFCVATPRLPSVELGIGPDPLGRIPDDRPPTLHQFFPLPKDDKAG, from the exons ATGGAGGATAATCCTTTTCTGCAATTGCCTCCGCGGGAATGGATTTGTGAAAAGTGCGGCAAGACGTTCGCTGCCTGGACCTCTCACAATGCACACCAGAAAACCCATGGCAGGT ACGGAAAGAACCAAATTGTGTCTCCACATCGGCCTGAGCAGTCACCTGAAGCGTTGGAGGGGTCTCGAACTCGAAGCTTTTGTGTTGCTACTCCACGTTTGCCGAGCGTCGAGCTTGGAATTGGACCCGATCCTTTAGG ACGAATTCCAGACGATAGACCTCCGACTCTTCACCAGTTCTTTCCTCTCCCTAAGGATGATAAAGCCGGATAA
- the LOC131057123 gene encoding uncharacterized protein LOC131057123 isoform X2 has protein sequence MEDNPFLQLPPREWICEKCGKTFAAWTSHNAHQKTHDGKNQIVSPHRPEQSPEALEGSRTRSFCVATPRLPSVELGIGPDPLGRIPDDRPPTLHQFFPLPKDDKAG, from the exons ATGGAGGATAATCCTTTTCTGCAATTGCCTCCGCGGGAATGGATTTGTGAAAAGTGCGGCAAGACGTTCGCTGCCTGGACCTCTCACAATGCACACCAGAAAACCCATG ACGGAAAGAACCAAATTGTGTCTCCACATCGGCCTGAGCAGTCACCTGAAGCGTTGGAGGGGTCTCGAACTCGAAGCTTTTGTGTTGCTACTCCACGTTTGCCGAGCGTCGAGCTTGGAATTGGACCCGATCCTTTAGG ACGAATTCCAGACGATAGACCTCCGACTCTTCACCAGTTCTTTCCTCTCCCTAAGGATGATAAAGCCGGATAA